One genomic window of Nakamurella panacisegetis includes the following:
- the folE gene encoding GTP cyclohydrolase I FolE codes for MTSAQLDVAATGGGRRVPLRVVHPPAHVDLAAAERAATDFLTALGVDLATEGRRDTARRMAQAYSELFRPRPFDLTTFPNDENYDELVVVRDVPVHSVCEHHVLPFVGVAHLAYLPGAHILGLSKLARVVELFARRPQVQERLTQQVADWLFVNLNPRGVGVIIEAEHLCMTIRGVQAAGTRTTTSALRGQLREDAASRAEFFALAVPRPSSGGRHG; via the coding sequence GTGACATCCGCGCAGCTGGACGTTGCAGCGACTGGCGGCGGACGACGCGTTCCGTTGCGGGTCGTCCACCCCCCGGCGCACGTTGACCTGGCCGCCGCGGAGCGGGCCGCCACGGACTTCCTGACCGCGCTCGGAGTGGACCTGGCCACCGAAGGCCGGCGGGACACGGCACGCCGCATGGCGCAGGCATACTCAGAGTTGTTCCGGCCGAGGCCGTTCGACCTCACCACCTTCCCCAACGACGAAAACTACGACGAACTCGTCGTCGTCCGTGACGTCCCGGTCCACTCGGTCTGCGAGCATCACGTGCTGCCGTTCGTCGGCGTCGCCCACCTGGCCTACCTTCCCGGCGCGCACATTCTTGGCCTGTCCAAGCTGGCCAGGGTCGTCGAACTGTTCGCCCGCCGCCCCCAGGTCCAGGAACGGTTGACCCAACAGGTCGCCGACTGGCTGTTCGTGAACCTCAACCCCCGCGGCGTCGGCGTGATCATCGAGGCCGAGCACCTGTGCATGACGATCCGGGGGGTGCAGGCCGCCGGTACGAGGACGACCACCTCGGCACTTCGAGGTCAACTCCGAGAAGACGCCGCCTCCCGCGCTGAATTCTTCGCCCTCGCCGTGCCACGCCCCTCCTCCGGGGGCCGCCATGGCTAA
- the tal gene encoding transaldolase has translation MNSDPLSKLNNAGVSIWLDDLSRHRLESGSLATLVRTCHVVGVTTNPTIFASAIADGETYDSQIHDLSVRGVGVAEALRALTTSDVRRACDVLRPVFEATEGLDGRVSIEVDPRLAYDTEATIAEARALWWLVDRPNLFIKIPSARQGIPAISACLAEGISINVTLIFSLDRYDQVMAAFLDGLEAAHLAGRDLSQIASVASFFVSRVDTEVDRRLERIGSAAAARLRGRAAIANARVAYARYEQVFSSPRWQALAAAGARPQRPLWASTSVKDPTYPDTRYVVELVAPGVVNTMPERTLRAVADHGEVPADSIHPYGDAAQKTLDSLRSVGIDYDDVVQTLEDQAVAAFDTSWSALGHQLGRALQLQDPAADSKES, from the coding sequence ATGAATTCAGACCCGTTGTCGAAGCTGAACAACGCGGGTGTTTCCATCTGGTTGGACGACCTGAGCCGGCACCGCCTCGAGTCGGGCAGCTTGGCGACGTTGGTCCGCACCTGCCACGTGGTGGGAGTGACGACCAATCCGACGATCTTTGCCTCGGCGATCGCCGATGGGGAGACCTACGACTCACAGATCCACGACTTGTCGGTCCGCGGCGTGGGCGTTGCCGAGGCGCTGCGGGCGTTGACCACCTCCGATGTGCGCCGGGCCTGCGATGTCCTGCGACCGGTATTTGAGGCCACCGAGGGCCTGGACGGGCGGGTGTCGATCGAGGTGGATCCCCGGCTGGCCTACGACACCGAAGCGACCATCGCCGAGGCGCGGGCGTTGTGGTGGCTGGTGGACCGGCCCAATCTGTTCATCAAGATTCCCTCAGCCAGACAGGGGATTCCGGCCATCTCGGCGTGCTTGGCCGAGGGGATCAGCATCAACGTCACCTTGATCTTTTCGCTGGACCGTTACGACCAGGTCATGGCAGCGTTCCTCGACGGGCTGGAAGCGGCTCATCTGGCCGGGCGTGATCTGTCCCAGATCGCGTCGGTGGCCTCATTTTTCGTCAGCCGCGTGGACACCGAGGTGGACCGGCGGCTGGAGCGCATCGGCTCCGCAGCGGCAGCTCGACTGCGAGGTAGGGCGGCGATCGCGAACGCCCGGGTCGCCTACGCACGCTACGAGCAGGTCTTCTCCTCGCCGCGGTGGCAGGCGTTGGCTGCCGCCGGTGCCCGCCCGCAACGTCCGCTGTGGGCCTCGACGTCGGTGAAGGACCCGACCTACCCCGACACCCGCTACGTCGTCGAGCTGGTCGCTCCGGGCGTGGTCAACACGATGCCGGAGCGCACCCTGCGTGCAGTGGCCGATCACGGTGAGGTACCTGCGGATTCGATACATCCCTACGGCGACGCCGCCCAAAAGACGTTGGACAGCCTGCGCAGCGTCGGGATCGACTACGACGACGTGGTGCAGACCCTGGAGGACCAGGCCGTCGCCGCCTTCGACACGAGTTGGAGTGCACTGGGCCACCAACTGGGCCGTGCGCTGCAGCTTCAAGACCCTGCCGCCGACTCAAAGGAGAGCTGA
- a CDS encoding NAD(P)/FAD-dependent oxidoreductase, translating into MATEERFVIVGASQAGTGAAQTLREEGFPGRIVLIGDEIEFPYQRPPLSKDYLLGNAARETVYLHPRQWYLDNNIDLRLDLAAVGIDRDAHRVSLADGSQVRYAKLLLTTGSSPRRLPLPGVELHGVHYLRRMRDSDSIKTMLQTTGRVAVIGAGWIGLETAAAARAADVHVTVLDSAPLPLLRVLGAEVAQVFADLHLDHGVDLRLGVQIAEITGHHGHVDGIRLSDGTRIEAESVIIGAGIAPNTALALQSGLTVDNGILVDEHLQTSDPDIYAAGDVANAFHPLLGKHIRVEHWANALHQPQVAAKAMLGQHVSYDRIPYFYTDQYDLGMEYVGYVEPDGYDQVVFRGDVAQRQFLAFWLREGRVLAGMNVNIWDVTDQIQALIRAGAPVLPDHLADPGRPLESFIAQ; encoded by the coding sequence ATGGCCACAGAGGAAAGGTTTGTGATCGTCGGGGCGAGCCAGGCCGGCACCGGCGCCGCGCAGACCCTTCGTGAGGAAGGCTTTCCCGGACGGATCGTGTTGATCGGCGACGAGATCGAGTTCCCCTATCAACGGCCCCCGCTGTCCAAGGACTACCTGCTGGGCAACGCCGCCCGTGAAACGGTCTACCTGCACCCACGGCAGTGGTACCTCGACAACAATATCGACCTGCGCCTCGACCTTGCCGCGGTGGGCATCGACCGGGACGCCCACCGGGTATCGCTGGCCGACGGCAGCCAGGTCCGGTACGCCAAGCTGCTGCTGACCACCGGGTCCTCACCGCGGCGGCTGCCACTTCCTGGTGTCGAGCTCCACGGGGTGCACTACCTGCGCCGGATGAGGGACAGCGATTCGATCAAAACGATGCTGCAGACCACCGGCCGGGTCGCTGTCATCGGCGCCGGGTGGATCGGGCTGGAAACCGCCGCGGCCGCGCGTGCCGCAGATGTGCACGTCACCGTCCTGGACAGCGCGCCGCTTCCGCTGCTACGTGTGCTCGGCGCCGAAGTGGCGCAGGTCTTCGCCGACCTCCACCTCGACCACGGTGTTGACCTACGCCTCGGCGTCCAGATCGCCGAGATCACCGGCCACCACGGCCACGTGGACGGCATCCGCCTGTCAGACGGGACCCGGATCGAGGCCGAGTCAGTCATCATCGGAGCCGGCATCGCCCCCAACACCGCACTGGCCCTTCAGTCCGGACTGACCGTCGACAACGGGATCCTGGTCGATGAGCATTTGCAGACCTCCGATCCCGACATCTACGCCGCCGGCGACGTCGCCAACGCCTTCCATCCGTTGCTCGGCAAACACATTCGGGTCGAACACTGGGCCAATGCACTGCACCAACCACAGGTTGCGGCCAAGGCGATGCTCGGCCAGCACGTCTCCTACGACCGCATACCGTACTTCTACACGGACCAATACGACCTCGGTATGGAGTACGTGGGCTACGTCGAACCCGACGGCTATGACCAGGTCGTCTTCCGGGGAGATGTCGCGCAGCGGCAATTCCTCGCGTTCTGGCTCCGCGAAGGCCGAGTACTGGCCGGGATGAACGTGAACATCTGGGACGTCACCGACCAGATCCAGGCGCTGATCCGCGCCGGAGCACCCGTCCTACCCGATCACCTGGCCGATCCCGGCAGACCACTGGAATCATTCATCGCCCAATGA
- the metE gene encoding 5-methyltetrahydropteroyltriglutamate--homocysteine S-methyltransferase: MSENPTATRSRSGSTATVYGYPRQGPHRQLKKAVEAYWAGRSNADTLLAAARDLRLQRLTDMREAGLDEVPSNDFSLYDHVLDTAWMLGAIPRRHVDAVPDVRTPAGRLDRYFAMARGAAIVAPLEMTKWFDTNYHYLVPELGEDTVFVLDPSKPLAEFLEAKTAGVITRPVILGPLTFLQLAKAAPGRNAQFDPLTLLERIVPLYAELLGRLHQAGAQWVQIDEPILVIDQPAAVLAQVDHVYRTLAAIKDRPKLLLATYFDQLGDALPVLAATEIDGLAMDFTGPAAANLIHLTAIGGLPGKRLVAGIIDGRNIWRTDLTEAFNTLAALRGLADQVDVAASCSLLHVPIDLALERNLDPQIGTWLAFARQKLDEITLLAAGFDAARRTTVAELMASETRLVERAHSPIVFVDAVRRRAAAVTDADLHRTGRYPQRHIAQQSHLVLPALPTTTIGSFPQTSELRRARALLRSGQIDANTYDEAMRAEIRSVIAQQTDLGLDVLVHGEPERNDMVQYFAEQLTGFLATTDGWVQSYGTRYIRPPIIVGDVSRPAPMTVQWATYAQSLTAAPVKGMLTGPVTMLAWSFVRDDLPLADTARQVALALRDEVQDLQAAGITVIQVDEPALRETLPLRAAGRAEYLKWAVEAFRLTTSGADDETQIHTHMCYAEFDDILPTIAEMDADVISLEAARSDMAIVKNFAAAGYPNDIGPGVWDIHSPRVPATEEIAARLARIVKEFPPERLWVNPDCGLKTRGYREVQASLSNMVAATTTVRTQLG; encoded by the coding sequence GTGTCAGAAAACCCGACCGCTACCCGCAGCCGCAGCGGCAGCACCGCGACGGTGTACGGCTATCCCCGGCAAGGCCCGCACCGGCAACTGAAAAAGGCGGTGGAGGCCTACTGGGCCGGCCGCAGCAACGCCGACACTCTGCTCGCCGCGGCCCGCGACCTGCGTCTCCAACGCCTCACCGACATGCGTGAGGCCGGGCTCGACGAAGTTCCCAGCAACGACTTCTCCCTGTACGACCACGTTCTGGACACTGCCTGGATGCTGGGAGCCATTCCCCGCCGGCACGTCGACGCCGTGCCTGATGTGAGGACACCGGCCGGTCGGCTGGACCGTTACTTCGCGATGGCCCGCGGTGCCGCCATCGTCGCTCCGCTGGAAATGACGAAGTGGTTCGACACCAACTACCACTACCTCGTCCCCGAGCTGGGCGAAGACACCGTGTTCGTCCTCGACCCGAGCAAGCCGCTCGCCGAATTTTTGGAGGCCAAAACCGCCGGAGTCATCACCCGGCCGGTCATCCTCGGCCCTCTCACCTTCCTGCAACTGGCGAAAGCCGCACCCGGCCGGAACGCCCAGTTCGATCCACTGACCCTGCTGGAGCGGATTGTCCCGTTGTACGCCGAGCTCCTGGGCCGTCTGCACCAGGCTGGTGCGCAGTGGGTACAGATCGACGAACCCATCCTGGTCATCGACCAACCGGCGGCGGTCCTGGCGCAGGTCGATCACGTCTACCGCACTCTCGCCGCCATCAAGGACCGCCCGAAGCTGCTCCTGGCCACCTACTTCGACCAGCTCGGCGACGCACTCCCGGTGCTGGCTGCCACCGAGATCGACGGTTTGGCAATGGACTTCACCGGACCTGCAGCCGCGAACTTGATCCATCTCACCGCGATCGGCGGTCTACCGGGTAAACGGCTGGTCGCCGGCATCATCGACGGACGCAACATCTGGCGAACCGACCTGACCGAGGCCTTCAACACCCTCGCCGCTCTCCGCGGGCTGGCCGACCAGGTCGACGTCGCCGCATCGTGCTCGCTGTTGCACGTCCCCATCGACCTCGCCCTGGAACGAAACCTCGACCCGCAGATCGGCACCTGGTTGGCCTTCGCCCGGCAGAAGCTCGACGAGATCACCCTTCTCGCCGCCGGCTTTGACGCTGCCCGTCGCACCACCGTCGCCGAGCTCATGGCCAGCGAAACCCGGTTGGTCGAGCGGGCTCACTCGCCGATCGTCTTCGTCGACGCGGTCCGCCGCCGCGCCGCCGCTGTCACCGACGCGGACCTGCACCGCACAGGCCGCTACCCGCAGCGACACATCGCGCAACAGAGCCACCTGGTCTTGCCGGCCCTGCCGACCACCACCATCGGATCCTTCCCGCAGACCAGCGAGCTACGAAGAGCCCGTGCCTTGCTGCGGTCCGGTCAGATCGATGCGAACACCTACGACGAGGCCATGCGCGCCGAAATCCGATCCGTCATAGCACAGCAGACCGATCTGGGATTGGACGTGCTGGTCCACGGCGAACCGGAGCGCAACGATATGGTGCAATACTTCGCCGAGCAGCTGACCGGGTTCCTTGCCACCACCGACGGGTGGGTGCAGTCCTACGGCACCCGCTACATCAGACCCCCGATCATCGTCGGCGACGTCTCCCGACCGGCACCCATGACCGTCCAATGGGCCACCTACGCGCAAAGCCTCACCGCCGCACCGGTCAAAGGGATGCTGACCGGTCCGGTCACCATGCTGGCCTGGTCGTTCGTCCGCGACGACCTGCCCCTGGCGGACACCGCGCGGCAGGTCGCCCTCGCGTTGCGGGACGAAGTCCAGGATCTGCAGGCGGCCGGGATCACCGTGATCCAGGTCGATGAACCAGCACTCCGCGAAACCCTGCCGCTACGGGCCGCCGGCCGCGCCGAATACCTCAAGTGGGCGGTAGAGGCGTTCCGGCTCACCACCTCCGGTGCCGACGACGAAACCCAGATTCATACCCACATGTGCTACGCCGAATTCGACGACATCCTGCCGACCATCGCCGAGATGGACGCCGACGTCATCAGCCTGGAAGCCGCCCGATCAGACATGGCCATCGTGAAAAACTTCGCCGCAGCCGGTTATCCCAACGACATCGGGCCGGGCGTGTGGGACATCCACTCCCCACGAGTGCCCGCAACGGAAGAAATCGCCGCCCGACTTGCACGCATCGTCAAAGAGTTTCCACCAGAAAGGCTCTGGGTCAACCCCGACTGCGGCCTCAAGACCCGCGGATACCGCGAAGTACAAGCAAGCCTGAGCAACATGGTCGCCGCGACCACCACAGTTCGAACGCAGCTCGGGTAA
- a CDS encoding globin domain-containing protein, which produces MSIYENIGGASAVRAAVDDFYVRILADPNWHRSFRRSTCTSSSRINGDSSLPRPGRRAVRRT; this is translated from the coding sequence ATGAGCATTTATGAGAACATCGGCGGCGCGTCGGCCGTCCGCGCAGCGGTCGACGACTTCTACGTTCGCATCCTCGCAGACCCCAACTGGCACCGTTCCTTTCGGAGATCGACATGCACAAGCTCAAGTCGCATCAACGGCGATTCATCGCTGCCGCGGCCGGGGCGCCGAGCCGTACGTAGGACGTGA
- a CDS encoding globin family protein, with the protein MASVHAGLHIADADFDAVVNHIVDTLAGLGVPAKFIDQIGATLAPLRAEIVTEVAVKQPSSI; encoded by the coding sequence ATGGCTTCCGTACACGCCGGACTCCACATCGCCGACGCTGACTTCGATGCTGTGGTCAACCATATCGTTGACACCCTCGCCGGTCTGGGCGTGCCCGCCAAGTTCATCGATCAAATCGGGGCCACCCTTGCTCCGCTCCGGGCGGAGATCGTCACCGAGGTCGCGGTGAAGCAGCCCAGCTCAATCTGA